A section of the Subtercola frigoramans genome encodes:
- a CDS encoding TraR/DksA family transcriptional regulator — MPHNDAADTEDSFERRMTGAERARLHGELRHQRDTLTAELQRSAQSLASVREARSGRDADDEHDPEGATLSQEWSRIAGLDSELVSRSETLDRALARMADGTFGTCIRCDQQIGFARLEAVPAAELCITCAREIAGRTHA, encoded by the coding sequence GTGCCTCATAACGACGCAGCGGACACAGAAGACAGCTTCGAGCGCAGGATGACCGGGGCCGAGCGTGCGCGTCTGCACGGCGAGCTCCGGCACCAGCGCGACACCCTCACGGCAGAACTGCAGCGTTCGGCGCAGTCACTCGCCTCGGTGCGCGAGGCTCGGAGCGGGAGAGACGCCGATGACGAGCACGACCCCGAGGGGGCGACCCTGTCGCAGGAGTGGTCGCGTATCGCCGGCCTGGATTCCGAACTCGTCTCCCGCTCCGAGACCCTCGACCGTGCGCTTGCACGCATGGCCGACGGAACCTTCGGCACGTGCATCCGCTGCGACCAACAGATCGGCTTCGCGCGGCTCGAGGCCGTGCCCGCTGCAGAACTCTGCATAACCTGCGCCCGCGAGATCGCAGGCCGAACGCACGCGTAG
- a CDS encoding carbohydrate ABC transporter permease, translating into MRPRTNIFAGFGSILWLIVVGVPLYVVLSASLQPRSSYLKGGPLSLPSSLTLENYASVFQNGFLLYLLNTVLVGIGVVALVLVLVLPLAYGVVRGRGRINMATFRVFLLGLAIPSQAVIIPLFLLINQLGLYDTLWAIILPTAAFSLPVSVLILTGSMRDISNELYEAMTLDGASPSKIFFTLVLPLSKSGISTIAVFTALQAWNGFLFPLILTQSQGTKVVTLGLFTFINQYGANVPGLLAAVILSALPILVVYLFARRALVSGLMGVGGK; encoded by the coding sequence ATGAGACCGCGCACGAACATCTTCGCCGGATTCGGCTCGATCCTCTGGCTGATCGTGGTCGGCGTGCCGCTGTACGTCGTACTCTCGGCCTCGCTCCAGCCCCGCTCCTCCTACCTCAAGGGTGGGCCCCTCTCTCTTCCGAGTTCACTCACGCTCGAGAACTACGCCTCCGTCTTCCAGAACGGATTCCTGCTCTACCTGCTCAACACCGTCCTCGTCGGCATCGGTGTCGTCGCCCTCGTGCTGGTGCTCGTTCTGCCGCTGGCCTACGGGGTTGTGCGGGGCCGGGGCCGCATCAATATGGCGACGTTCCGGGTGTTCCTGCTCGGCCTCGCGATCCCCTCGCAGGCCGTGATCATTCCGCTCTTCCTTCTGATCAACCAGCTCGGCCTGTACGACACCCTCTGGGCGATCATCCTGCCGACTGCTGCCTTCTCACTGCCTGTCAGTGTGCTGATCCTCACCGGCAGCATGCGTGACATCTCGAATGAACTGTACGAGGCGATGACGCTCGACGGCGCGAGCCCCAGCAAGATCTTCTTCACGCTCGTTCTGCCGCTCTCGAAGTCGGGCATCTCGACCATTGCGGTCTTCACCGCACTCCAGGCGTGGAACGGGTTCCTCTTCCCTCTGATCCTCACGCAGTCGCAGGGTACGAAAGTCGTCACCCTCGGCCTCTTCACCTTCATCAACCAGTACGGTGCCAACGTGCCCGGGCTTCTCGCCGCGGTCATTCTCTCGGCGCTGCCGATCCTGGTCGTCTACCTGTTCGCCCGGCGCGCCCTGGTCTCCGGTCTCATGGGCGTGGGGGGAAAGTAG
- a CDS encoding beta-glucosidase produces MTLEKPPTLDTVPVWQDAALTVTERVDYLLQNMTLEEKVGQLYGVWVGASADGGDVAPHQHDMEETLDLDDLLPNGLGQLTRPFGTAPVDAAVGAISLTTSQRRIMAASRFGIPAVAHEECLAGFTAWGATAYPVPLTWGATFNPDIVRAMAAQIGTSMRAVGVHQGLAPVLDVTRDPRWGRTEETIGEDPHLVGTIATAYIQGLESAGIVATLKHFVGYSASKAARNLAPVSVGHRELHDVLLAPFEMAIKHSGVRSVMHAYTDIDGVPTAADASLLTRLLRERWGFDGTVVADYFGIAFLHTLHRVAPTLGDAAALALTAGVDVELPTRKAFGAPLLDALDRGRIAESYVDRAARRVLRQKIELGLLDHTWDALPEGFSESDLADPGANVGRITLDPPSHRETARAIAEQGLVLVKNDGLLPLDPASAPARIAIIGPSASDALTLLGCYSFPAHVGSHHPDVALGVEIRTVAEAVRTEYPNSEIIVAEGCSIDGDDRSHVAAAAELARTADLVIAVVGDRAGLFGRGTSGEGCDAPSLQLPGVQEELVAALSSQGTPVVLVAVAGRPYALGSLVDGLAAVIQTFFPGEEGAGAIAGAISGRVNPSGRLPVSIPALPGSQPSTYLQAPLAGPSEVSNIDPTALFPFGHGLGYTSFDWDRPRVGGRPVGESFSLATDASTRVSVTVTNTGQRAGADVVQLYLHRDSAQVVQPASRLIGYSRVELDPGQSTTVSFDVSAELTAFTGLSREWTVQQGDIELRLGRSSSETAYAIPVTLVGGDRMLDHTRIVLCPVTHG; encoded by the coding sequence ATGACCCTCGAGAAGCCACCGACGCTCGACACCGTGCCGGTCTGGCAGGATGCTGCGCTCACCGTCACCGAACGGGTCGACTACCTGCTCCAGAACATGACCCTCGAAGAGAAGGTCGGCCAACTCTATGGAGTCTGGGTCGGCGCCTCCGCCGATGGTGGCGACGTCGCGCCGCACCAACACGACATGGAGGAGACGCTCGACCTCGACGATCTCCTCCCGAACGGGCTCGGCCAACTCACCCGCCCCTTCGGCACCGCCCCGGTCGATGCCGCAGTGGGTGCGATCTCGCTCACCACCAGCCAGCGACGAATCATGGCGGCCAGCCGTTTCGGCATACCGGCGGTGGCCCATGAGGAGTGCCTCGCCGGCTTCACCGCCTGGGGCGCGACGGCCTACCCCGTGCCATTGACCTGGGGTGCGACGTTCAACCCCGACATCGTGAGGGCGATGGCGGCCCAGATCGGCACAAGTATGCGTGCGGTGGGCGTGCACCAGGGCCTGGCCCCTGTGCTCGATGTGACCCGCGACCCGCGCTGGGGCCGAACCGAAGAGACCATCGGCGAAGACCCGCACCTCGTCGGAACAATTGCCACGGCCTACATCCAGGGTCTCGAATCGGCAGGTATCGTCGCCACGCTCAAGCATTTCGTCGGATACTCTGCCTCGAAAGCCGCCCGCAACCTGGCGCCGGTCTCTGTGGGCCACCGCGAACTGCACGACGTCCTGCTCGCCCCGTTCGAGATGGCGATCAAGCACAGCGGAGTGCGATCGGTCATGCATGCCTACACCGACATCGACGGCGTACCCACGGCCGCCGACGCATCGCTGCTCACCAGGCTCCTGCGCGAGAGATGGGGCTTCGACGGAACGGTCGTCGCCGACTACTTCGGCATCGCCTTCCTGCACACCCTCCACCGGGTGGCACCGACGCTGGGCGACGCAGCCGCCCTCGCGCTCACCGCCGGGGTCGACGTCGAACTCCCCACCCGCAAGGCCTTCGGTGCGCCGCTGCTCGATGCCCTCGACCGGGGCCGCATTGCCGAGTCCTATGTCGACCGGGCTGCACGGCGCGTGCTCCGGCAGAAGATCGAGCTCGGTCTTCTCGATCACACCTGGGACGCGCTGCCTGAAGGCTTCAGCGAGAGCGATCTGGCTGACCCCGGCGCGAACGTCGGCCGCATCACGCTCGACCCGCCCTCGCACCGCGAAACCGCGAGGGCGATCGCCGAGCAGGGCCTTGTGCTGGTGAAGAACGACGGCCTCCTGCCGCTTGATCCCGCCTCGGCCCCTGCCCGCATTGCGATCATCGGGCCGAGCGCGTCAGATGCACTGACCCTGCTGGGCTGCTATTCGTTTCCGGCACACGTCGGCTCGCATCATCCTGATGTGGCGCTCGGTGTCGAGATCCGGACCGTGGCCGAGGCCGTTCGCACCGAGTACCCGAACAGCGAGATCATCGTTGCCGAAGGCTGCTCGATAGACGGAGACGACCGCTCCCACGTCGCGGCCGCCGCCGAGCTCGCCCGCACGGCCGACCTCGTGATCGCTGTCGTCGGTGACAGGGCCGGCCTGTTCGGCCGTGGCACCTCGGGCGAGGGCTGCGATGCGCCATCACTGCAGCTTCCCGGGGTGCAGGAGGAGCTCGTCGCAGCCCTCAGCAGCCAGGGAACACCCGTCGTACTGGTCGCCGTCGCCGGTCGCCCGTACGCCCTCGGTTCGCTGGTCGACGGCCTCGCCGCGGTCATCCAGACGTTCTTCCCCGGCGAAGAGGGTGCCGGCGCCATCGCGGGAGCCATCAGCGGGAGGGTCAACCCCTCTGGCCGGCTCCCCGTGAGCATTCCGGCGCTGCCGGGCTCGCAGCCGTCCACCTACCTGCAAGCACCCCTTGCCGGGCCGAGCGAGGTGTCGAACATCGACCCCACTGCGCTGTTCCCGTTCGGCCACGGTTTGGGCTACACAAGCTTCGACTGGGACCGGCCACGAGTGGGCGGTCGCCCGGTCGGTGAGTCGTTCTCGCTCGCGACCGACGCCTCAACCCGCGTCAGCGTCACGGTCACGAACACCGGGCAGCGCGCCGGTGCCGATGTCGTGCAGCTGTACCTGCACCGTGATTCGGCCCAGGTCGTCCAACCAGCGAGCCGCCTGATCGGCTATTCGCGGGTCGAGCTCGACCCCGGGCAGAGCACGACGGTGTCATTCGACGTCAGTGCCGAGCTCACCGCATTCACCGGGCTCTCCAGGGAATGGACCGTGCAGCAGGGCGACATCGAACTGCGGCTCGGGCGCTCGAGTTCCGAAACGGCGTACGCCATTCCCGTCACCCTCGTCGGTGGCGACCGGATGCTCGACCACACTCGAATCGTCTTGTGCCCGGTGACCCATGGCTGA
- a CDS encoding DNA alkylation repair protein yields the protein MPTADELLGPGVLTSLIDVLESVRPGHPFSALRACAGSLPALSLRERSDLLKDAILVDLPGTAAELDGVIHTALKSPRFTGWMIWPVSEAVSTRALEAGRRVEARSGVEEGAGSTTGANTSFDEDPGSAFDAALALLAELTPRLTAEFAIRPLLRADLPRALPHVQAWTAHPDEHVRRLASEGTRAFLPWATRVPGLLERPESTVPIIHALYRDESEYVRRSVANHLNDLSRQNPDLAASIAAEWMLAADANTARLVKHGLRSLVKKGHPATLALFGFDPGHGVSVSGPALGAYTVAVGDELPFSVRLQNPTAKPARLVIDYVVHHRKANGTQTAKVFKLTTMVLQPGASVELSRRHSFKRITTRVYHPGVHSIEVQLNGKASGRVDFELAPERAGK from the coding sequence ATGCCCACTGCAGACGAACTCCTCGGGCCAGGCGTGCTCACGAGCCTCATCGACGTGCTCGAGAGCGTTCGGCCCGGGCATCCGTTCAGCGCCCTGCGGGCGTGTGCTGGTTCACTCCCAGCGCTCAGCCTGCGAGAGCGCAGCGACCTGCTGAAAGACGCGATCCTCGTCGACCTGCCGGGCACTGCGGCCGAGCTCGACGGCGTCATCCACACGGCGCTGAAGAGTCCCCGTTTCACGGGGTGGATGATCTGGCCGGTGTCGGAGGCGGTGAGCACGAGGGCGCTGGAGGCCGGCCGGCGCGTCGAAGCGCGTTCTGGCGTGGAGGAGGGAGCGGGTTCAACCACGGGTGCGAACACGTCGTTCGACGAAGACCCCGGCTCGGCATTCGACGCAGCCCTCGCCCTGCTTGCCGAACTCACCCCACGGTTGACGGCCGAATTCGCCATCAGGCCGCTGCTGCGCGCAGACCTGCCGCGAGCGCTCCCACACGTCCAGGCCTGGACCGCCCACCCCGATGAACACGTTCGGCGGTTGGCGAGCGAGGGCACTCGCGCCTTTCTGCCCTGGGCCACCCGTGTGCCCGGGTTGCTCGAGCGGCCAGAGAGCACGGTGCCGATCATCCACGCCCTCTATCGCGACGAGAGTGAGTACGTGCGTCGATCGGTCGCGAACCACCTGAACGACCTCAGCCGGCAGAACCCCGACCTCGCTGCTTCGATCGCCGCCGAATGGATGCTCGCGGCCGACGCAAACACGGCCCGCCTCGTGAAGCACGGCCTCCGCAGCCTCGTGAAGAAGGGGCACCCCGCCACCCTGGCGTTGTTCGGCTTCGATCCCGGGCACGGGGTGAGCGTGTCGGGCCCTGCGCTCGGGGCATACACTGTGGCGGTCGGCGACGAGCTGCCGTTCTCCGTCAGGCTGCAGAACCCGACGGCCAAACCAGCTCGGCTCGTGATCGACTACGTGGTCCACCATCGCAAGGCGAACGGCACCCAGACGGCGAAGGTGTTCAAGCTGACGACGATGGTGCTGCAGCCGGGTGCCTCTGTTGAGCTCTCGCGGCGGCACTCGTTCAAACGCATCACCACGCGCGTCTACCACCCCGGCGTCCACTCCATCGAGGTGCAGCTGAACGGCAAAGCGTCAGGCCGGGTCGACTTCGAACTCGCGCCAGAGCGCGCGGGCAAGTGA
- a CDS encoding glycosyl hydrolase family 95 catalytic domain-containing protein: MAEPVGPQGFTSTTQALSWADGIVSGSGTVGAVIYGTPVQHRITFAHEQFFLPANRRSPAPDMKASLSELRRALFEGDSSTASEIMLGAAADGDAPAELIWTDPLVPCASVSWRPDAPSEPGQYLRTVDFTTGEATVEWGGEGHRQSISTLAVRSSSRVVITIRSERDATGTLAISNENVVEPSGVGVGAVDYLDFVTSLAGATDRALWLDLRAPGREAGTAAGVLTTVRFTGTGRVVTAGGDEGAVRLTVSPDHPLVIEVQVTPYPLSGRELPPVLPGFSPSAETPEQALSQQRSSHGSLMAASSFTLGRGDGCPHPSTLTSEQLFEEARRENATTDAVNAVIETAFAAGRHTIISSTGALPPTLQGVWQGTWTPAWSADYTLNGNVQNGAIAALASTGNPELLLPYFDLVGAFTDDYVENAARLYAAEGYLLNARATTHGRANHFVADYPHLFWVGAGGWALRFAFDYFSTTGDIAFLREWAWPFAQQVLRFYETALVEHEGALHIVPSYSPENLPGGRTSPLAVDATCDVAIIRDAVAIGLEFARVLDDHRFSSAWSHLRDSLPPYLVAPDGTVAEWLDPQYANRLEHRHTSQLYPLWYGIDDAFNTPELRAAARLTIEQKLAWRLEDPTPPPGRMEMAFGLVQLGLAASALGESELALSCVVLLARDHWKPNMVSTHDAGVIFNVDASGGLPALASSMIIRSQPGILGLFPALPESWSSGEIRGFTARGGIRIDRLAWAPGGAEFEISTVEGSEASRTSDILTVQTARDGAVESAELLTQASPRGFRLDLTSGRASGRLRW, encoded by the coding sequence ATGGCTGAACCGGTCGGCCCGCAAGGGTTCACCAGCACCACCCAGGCCCTATCCTGGGCAGACGGGATCGTCTCCGGCAGCGGCACGGTCGGCGCCGTCATCTACGGCACACCGGTGCAGCACCGCATCACTTTCGCCCACGAGCAGTTCTTTCTGCCCGCCAACCGTCGTTCACCGGCACCAGACATGAAGGCGAGTCTCAGCGAGCTGAGGCGCGCGTTGTTCGAGGGCGACTCCAGCACCGCTTCCGAGATCATGCTCGGGGCGGCGGCCGACGGAGATGCTCCGGCTGAACTGATCTGGACCGACCCGCTGGTGCCCTGTGCGTCAGTGTCGTGGCGGCCCGATGCGCCGAGCGAACCCGGGCAGTATCTCCGCACCGTCGACTTCACCACGGGCGAGGCCACCGTGGAGTGGGGCGGAGAAGGGCATCGCCAGTCGATCTCGACCCTTGCCGTTCGATCATCGTCGCGCGTCGTCATCACGATCCGGTCTGAGCGCGATGCGACCGGAACCCTGGCCATCTCGAACGAGAATGTCGTGGAGCCGAGCGGAGTGGGCGTGGGGGCCGTCGACTACCTCGATTTCGTGACCTCTCTGGCCGGCGCCACCGACCGCGCCCTCTGGCTAGATCTTCGCGCACCCGGGCGCGAAGCGGGAACCGCCGCCGGAGTGCTGACGACGGTTCGTTTCACCGGCACCGGCCGTGTTGTGACGGCGGGTGGCGACGAGGGTGCGGTGCGCCTCACGGTCAGCCCCGATCATCCCCTCGTCATCGAAGTGCAGGTCACTCCGTATCCGCTCTCGGGGCGTGAACTTCCCCCCGTGCTGCCCGGATTCTCGCCCAGCGCCGAAACGCCGGAGCAGGCACTCAGCCAGCAGCGCTCGAGCCACGGGTCTCTCATGGCTGCGAGTTCTTTCACCCTCGGCCGAGGCGATGGATGCCCACACCCCTCCACCCTCACCTCGGAACAGCTCTTCGAAGAAGCCCGGCGCGAGAACGCGACCACAGACGCGGTGAACGCCGTCATCGAAACGGCTTTCGCTGCCGGCCGGCACACTATCATCTCCTCGACCGGCGCCCTGCCACCCACGCTCCAGGGCGTGTGGCAGGGCACCTGGACACCGGCGTGGTCTGCTGACTACACGCTCAACGGCAACGTGCAGAACGGAGCGATCGCCGCCCTGGCGTCGACCGGGAACCCCGAGCTGCTCCTGCCGTACTTCGACCTGGTCGGAGCCTTCACCGACGACTACGTCGAGAACGCCGCGCGACTCTATGCTGCCGAGGGCTATCTCCTCAACGCCCGTGCCACGACACACGGCCGCGCGAACCACTTCGTTGCCGACTACCCGCATCTGTTCTGGGTCGGGGCGGGAGGGTGGGCGCTGCGCTTCGCCTTCGACTACTTCAGCACCACCGGAGACATCGCCTTTCTCCGCGAGTGGGCCTGGCCGTTTGCGCAACAGGTTCTCCGGTTCTACGAGACAGCACTCGTCGAGCACGAGGGCGCCCTGCACATCGTGCCGTCGTACTCCCCCGAGAACCTTCCCGGCGGCCGCACGAGCCCCCTGGCCGTCGACGCCACCTGCGACGTTGCGATCATCCGGGATGCCGTGGCGATCGGGCTGGAGTTCGCGCGGGTTCTCGACGACCACCGGTTCAGTTCTGCGTGGTCGCACCTGCGCGATTCCCTGCCTCCGTACCTGGTGGCGCCTGACGGCACGGTGGCCGAGTGGCTCGACCCGCAGTACGCCAACCGCCTCGAACACCGGCATACCTCGCAGCTCTACCCGCTCTGGTATGGCATCGATGACGCCTTCAACACGCCGGAGCTGCGAGCGGCGGCCCGACTCACGATCGAGCAGAAACTCGCCTGGCGCCTGGAAGACCCGACTCCGCCGCCGGGTCGGATGGAGATGGCATTCGGTCTCGTGCAACTCGGCCTCGCCGCGAGCGCCCTGGGCGAATCCGAGCTGGCATTGAGCTGTGTGGTGCTACTCGCCCGAGACCACTGGAAACCCAACATGGTCTCCACGCACGACGCGGGCGTGATCTTCAACGTCGATGCGAGCGGAGGCCTGCCCGCGCTCGCCTCGAGCATGATCATCCGATCGCAGCCCGGAATTCTCGGGCTCTTTCCCGCGCTTCCCGAGAGCTGGAGCAGCGGCGAGATCCGCGGCTTCACGGCGCGAGGCGGAATCCGCATCGACCGCCTGGCCTGGGCACCGGGCGGTGCAGAGTTCGAGATCAGCACGGTGGAGGGCAGCGAGGCCAGCCGCACGAGTGACATCCTGACAGTGCAGACGGCGCGCGACGGCGCTGTCGAGAGTGCCGAGCTTCTGACCCAGGCCTCGCCGCGAGGGTTTCGACTCGACCTCACGTCGGGCAGGGCATCCGGGCGACTGCGCTGGTGA
- a CDS encoding carbohydrate ABC transporter permease — MSTRTMTLPRHKTQSSVGLSVGRPSSLWILPGTLFFALFAVVPLVGVAYLSFTSWNGLGTPEFTGLDNWAKLFSDPVMPQAIGITLVLLVGTIVVQVPLSLLLGVWAAGFQKNRAVLSAIYFLPLLLSSAATAIMWKQLLDPNFGIPSQLAKIFGGDGSFLGTLTGAVAALIIVSSWQFIPFHTLIYQGAARAISPTLYQAASIDGAGTVRSFFAITLPQLRNAMVTSTVLMVVGGLTAFDLVLILTQGGPGTDTTTLPYLMYKTAFKGFDMGYGSAIALLLVIVATLVSIAMVRLTGYDKMTSTQEGL, encoded by the coding sequence GTGAGCACTCGCACCATGACGTTGCCACGGCACAAGACACAGAGTTCGGTCGGCCTGTCAGTAGGTCGGCCGAGCTCTCTGTGGATTCTGCCGGGCACCCTGTTCTTCGCCCTCTTCGCGGTCGTACCGCTGGTGGGAGTCGCCTATCTCTCGTTCACCTCGTGGAACGGGCTCGGCACACCGGAATTCACCGGACTGGACAATTGGGCGAAGCTCTTCAGCGACCCGGTCATGCCCCAGGCCATCGGCATCACGCTGGTTCTCCTCGTCGGCACGATCGTTGTGCAGGTTCCGCTCAGCTTGCTGCTGGGGGTGTGGGCGGCCGGCTTCCAGAAGAACCGCGCGGTGCTGTCTGCCATCTATTTCCTCCCGCTTCTGCTCTCGTCGGCTGCCACGGCGATCATGTGGAAACAGCTGCTCGACCCGAACTTCGGAATTCCGAGCCAACTGGCCAAGATCTTCGGCGGTGACGGCAGCTTTCTCGGTACGCTGACGGGCGCGGTCGCCGCGCTCATCATCGTCTCGAGCTGGCAGTTCATCCCGTTCCACACACTGATCTACCAGGGTGCCGCCCGGGCGATCTCGCCGACTCTGTACCAAGCCGCCTCGATCGACGGCGCGGGCACCGTGCGCTCCTTCTTCGCGATCACCCTGCCGCAGCTGCGCAACGCCATGGTGACGTCGACCGTGCTCATGGTCGTCGGCGGCCTCACCGCCTTCGACCTGGTGCTGATCCTGACCCAAGGCGGCCCGGGCACCGACACCACAACGCTCCCCTACCTGATGTACAAGACGGCCTTCAAGGGCTTCGATATGGGCTACGGAAGCGCGATCGCGCTGCTGCTCGTGATTGTGGCCACCCTGGTCTCCATCGCGATGGTGCGACTCACCGGTTACGACAAGATGACCAGCACCCAGGAGGGGCTATGA
- a CDS encoding multidrug effflux MFS transporter, translating into MTGASVALRHPRSLVIVLGMLVALGPFTIDLYLPAFPAIQHDFDTTPAAITLTLTGATLGFGIGQLIVGPLSDSVGRRVPLIVSIALHIVASAGAASALSVESLTAFRVAQGMGVTATGVVVIAIARDLFSGQRLVQTLANVAVISGIAPIAAPVFGSQLLRITDWRGTFLVICGYAVVAFVLVMLLVPETLRPEFRSRLRLPVVLGRYRALGRDPGFAGIAVVGALTWSALFSYLAASSFLFQNVYALDAQQYGLIFAGNAVVGLAAGQNTSRVLIPRFGAERVLTAAMVGLLGAAGAVALSAIAAAGGLLAFIAALMAVVVCCACAMPCLQILGLQHQAAQAGTAASVLGGANFCVAGLVTPLVGVLGVTTALPLAAIIGSSAVLALMTRLVFRRISHLAVVRAGTPGAHRAFE; encoded by the coding sequence GTGACGGGTGCGAGCGTCGCCCTCCGTCACCCCCGCTCCCTCGTCATCGTGCTCGGGATGCTCGTGGCCCTCGGCCCCTTCACCATCGACCTCTATCTGCCGGCCTTCCCGGCGATACAGCACGATTTCGACACCACGCCGGCCGCGATCACGCTGACGCTCACCGGAGCCACGCTGGGGTTCGGCATCGGCCAGCTCATCGTGGGACCCCTCAGCGATTCGGTGGGGCGCAGGGTTCCTCTGATCGTGTCGATCGCCCTGCACATCGTTGCGAGCGCGGGAGCAGCCAGCGCGCTGTCGGTCGAATCGCTGACGGCATTCCGCGTGGCGCAGGGCATGGGCGTCACCGCAACCGGCGTCGTCGTGATCGCCATCGCGCGAGACCTGTTTTCGGGCCAGCGACTGGTGCAGACGCTGGCGAACGTGGCGGTGATCAGCGGGATCGCACCCATCGCCGCCCCCGTGTTCGGGTCGCAGCTTCTGCGGATCACCGACTGGCGGGGTACCTTTCTGGTCATCTGCGGTTATGCCGTGGTTGCGTTCGTGCTGGTGATGCTGCTCGTGCCTGAGACCTTGCGGCCCGAGTTCCGATCACGATTGCGACTGCCGGTGGTTCTGGGCCGCTACCGGGCGCTCGGGCGCGACCCGGGCTTCGCGGGCATCGCTGTCGTCGGGGCGCTGACCTGGTCGGCCCTGTTCAGTTACCTGGCGGCCTCGTCATTCCTGTTCCAGAACGTCTACGCGCTTGATGCCCAGCAGTACGGGCTCATCTTCGCGGGAAACGCCGTGGTGGGCCTGGCGGCGGGCCAGAACACGTCGCGGGTGCTCATCCCGCGATTCGGGGCGGAGCGCGTGCTCACAGCGGCCATGGTCGGACTTCTCGGCGCGGCGGGCGCGGTGGCTCTGAGCGCGATCGCAGCGGCTGGCGGACTCCTGGCGTTCATCGCTGCGCTGATGGCGGTGGTCGTCTGCTGCGCCTGCGCTATGCCGTGCCTGCAGATCCTGGGGCTGCAGCACCAGGCCGCACAGGCCGGCACCGCCGCCTCGGTGCTCGGGGGTGCCAACTTCTGCGTCGCAGGCCTGGTGACGCCGCTCGTCGGGGTGCTCGGCGTCACCACTGCCCTGCCGCTCGCCGCCATCATCGGCTCCTCTGCGGTTCTCGCTCTGATGACCCGGCTTGTGTTTCGTCGTATCTCTCACCTCGCCGTCGTCCGCGCCGGTACCCCTGGCGCCCACCGCGCGTTCGAGTAA
- a CDS encoding HAD-IIB family hydrolase — protein sequence MTTLPRLVAFDLDDTLAPSKSPLDPAMAELLVRLLDVTEVCIISGGQIAQFTSQVIENLQGASDEALSHLHMMPTCGTQYYLHQNSGWNQIYAENLTEDEKARALAVVERVARSLGYWEAKTWGPILEDRGSQITFSALGQAAPVSEKTAWDPTGEKKNTLREAAQAELPDLEVRSGGSTSVDITRQGIDKAYGMKKLAELTGIPLDDMIFVGDRLDENGNDYPVKALGVECVAVEGWPDTAAYLEELIPQFAPRS from the coding sequence GTGACGACACTCCCCCGGCTTGTAGCGTTCGACCTCGACGACACGCTCGCCCCCTCGAAGTCCCCGCTCGACCCCGCAATGGCCGAACTGCTGGTGCGCCTTCTTGACGTGACAGAGGTGTGCATCATCTCGGGCGGCCAGATCGCCCAGTTCACCTCGCAGGTCATCGAGAACCTGCAGGGCGCCAGTGACGAAGCGCTCTCGCACCTGCACATGATGCCCACCTGCGGCACCCAGTACTACCTGCACCAGAACAGCGGCTGGAACCAGATCTACGCCGAGAACCTGACCGAAGACGAGAAGGCCCGCGCCCTCGCGGTCGTGGAGCGAGTCGCCCGCTCGCTCGGCTACTGGGAGGCAAAGACCTGGGGGCCCATCCTCGAAGACCGGGGCTCGCAGATCACCTTCTCCGCTCTCGGGCAGGCGGCCCCCGTGTCGGAGAAGACCGCGTGGGACCCGACGGGTGAGAAGAAGAACACCCTCCGCGAGGCCGCCCAGGCCGAACTCCCCGACCTCGAAGTGCGGTCAGGCGGCTCGACGTCGGTCGACATCACCCGCCAGGGCATCGACAAGGCCTACGGCATGAAGAAGCTGGCTGAACTCACGGGCATCCCCCTCGACGACATGATCTTCGTGGGCGACCGGCTCGACGAGAACGGGAACGACTACCCCGTCAAGGCGCTGGGCGTCGAGTGTGTCGCGGTCGAAGGCTGGCCAGACACCGCCGCGTACCTCGAAGAGCTCATCCCGCAGTTCGCGCCGCGCTCATAG